From Neobacillus sp. PS2-9, the proteins below share one genomic window:
- a CDS encoding DUF4080 domain-containing protein — translation MNVICSTLNAKFIHTNLAIRYLKAYAAPEFTIQLKEYTIKDPVMNIVSDLYQSKPAVIGFSCYIWNIEETLKVVNMLKKIDPSILIVLGGPEVTYDTMEWMEKHSEVDFIVIGEGEQTFKQLLTEIETNNDYRNVPGIAYRSQDRVIITPQMNKLDLKELPSPYRLPEDIPYLGKRVTYIETSRGCPFSCQFCLSSIEVGVRYFDREKIKSDIRYLMENGAKTIKFVDRTFNISRSYAMEMFRFLIDEHLPGTVFQFEITADIMRPEVIEFLNQEAPKGLFRFEIGVQSTNDYTNELVMRKQNFAKLTRTVTMVKEGNKIDQHLDLIAGLPEEDYASFRKTFNDVFEMRPEELQLGFLKMLRGTGVRLRAEQHQYVYMDHSPYEILSNNVLSFDDIVRIKQVEDVLEKYWNDHRMDHTVEYLVKNVFPSPFDFFQEFGSYWDERGWSRIGHQLEDLFRRLYSFLEQKDVKNLDLVADLMKYDYLINHKYKPRKPWWEASYDKNSRTELYKKFIENPNLLGKDFIDLNLEEKELFKHTMLEEISFNLTVYLATGEIKKQPSCLLAYFDPTNNRTLIFTT, via the coding sequence ATGAATGTAATTTGTTCTACATTGAATGCAAAGTTCATCCATACAAACCTTGCTATTCGCTATTTAAAGGCTTATGCCGCTCCCGAATTTACCATACAGCTCAAAGAATATACGATTAAGGACCCGGTTATGAACATTGTGTCAGACCTTTATCAATCCAAACCGGCCGTTATTGGATTTAGTTGTTATATTTGGAACATTGAAGAAACACTCAAAGTAGTCAATATGCTAAAAAAAATTGACCCTTCTATTTTAATCGTCTTAGGGGGACCTGAAGTTACCTACGATACGATGGAATGGATGGAAAAGCACTCTGAGGTCGATTTTATTGTAATCGGTGAAGGTGAACAAACCTTTAAACAGTTACTCACAGAAATCGAAACGAATAATGATTATCGTAACGTTCCCGGTATTGCTTATCGTTCTCAGGATAGGGTTATCATAACACCACAAATGAATAAGCTAGATCTTAAAGAGCTTCCCTCTCCCTACCGACTTCCTGAAGATATCCCTTACTTAGGTAAGCGGGTAACCTATATAGAAACTAGTAGAGGATGTCCATTTAGCTGCCAGTTTTGCCTCTCATCCATTGAGGTAGGGGTAAGGTATTTTGATAGAGAAAAAATTAAATCTGATATACGGTATCTAATGGAAAACGGAGCAAAAACGATTAAATTCGTTGACCGTACCTTTAATATAAGCCGTAGCTATGCCATGGAAATGTTCCGTTTCTTAATTGATGAGCATCTACCTGGAACAGTTTTTCAATTTGAAATAACTGCCGATATTATGAGGCCGGAAGTAATTGAATTCCTTAACCAAGAGGCACCAAAAGGTCTTTTCCGATTTGAAATCGGGGTTCAGTCTACAAATGACTATACGAATGAATTAGTCATGCGGAAACAAAACTTTGCCAAGCTTACCAGAACGGTAACAATGGTAAAGGAAGGAAACAAAATCGATCAGCATCTGGATTTAATTGCAGGATTACCTGAAGAGGATTATGCATCTTTCCGCAAAACCTTTAACGATGTTTTTGAGATGAGGCCCGAGGAATTACAATTAGGATTCTTAAAAATGCTTCGCGGCACTGGAGTTCGATTGCGTGCTGAACAACATCAATATGTATACATGGACCATTCTCCATATGAAATTCTAAGCAACAACGTCCTTTCCTTTGACGATATTGTAAGGATTAAACAAGTGGAAGATGTACTAGAAAAATATTGGAATGACCATAGGATGGATCATACAGTTGAATACTTGGTCAAAAATGTTTTTCCTTCTCCATTTGATTTCTTTCAAGAGTTTGGTAGCTATTGGGATGAACGCGGCTGGTCAAGAATTGGTCATCAGCTAGAGGACTTATTCCGTAGGTTATATTCTTTCCTTGAACAAAAAGATGTGAAGAACCTTGATTTAGTTGCAGATTTAATGAAATATGATTATTTAATCAATCATAAATACAAACCAAGAAAACCTTGGTGGGAAGCAAGCTATGATAAAAATAGTCGAACAGAATTATATAAAAAGTTTATTGAGAACCCTAACCTCTTAGGAAAAGATTTTATTGATTTAAACCTTGAGGAAAAGGAATTATTTAAACACACGATGCTAGAAGAAATTTCTTTTAATTTAACCGTTTATTTAGCAACGGGCGAAATCAAAAAACAGCCTTCCTGTTTATTGGCTTATTTCGACCCAACGAACAATCGAACGCTTATATTTACAACCTAA
- a CDS encoding DUF3905 domain-containing protein: MKHSKDTKPSIEDIAINETMPHQINAPSFEGTGIKMEDPFVNKHGVTIGDSLYASKNSPLENWSKDTDPSIMAGDEWVHPTNDIGWNTTENRELLESKRKPQAVPFMHPTKDVSKGTD, encoded by the coding sequence ATGAAACATTCTAAAGATACAAAACCGTCAATTGAAGACATTGCAATTAACGAAACCATGCCACATCAAATAAATGCTCCAAGCTTTGAAGGAACTGGAATAAAGATGGAGGACCCCTTTGTCAACAAACATGGCGTTACGATCGGAGACAGTTTATACGCTTCTAAAAACTCACCATTAGAAAATTGGTCCAAGGATACAGACCCATCAATTATGGCTGGTGATGAATGGGTTCACCCAACGAATGATATTGGGTGGAATACAACTGAAAATCGGGAATTACTGGAAAGTAAACGAAAGCCACAGGCTGTTCCATTTATGCACCCTACAAAGGATGTAAGTAAAGGGACAGACTAG
- a CDS encoding alpha/beta-type small acid-soluble spore protein, producing the protein MANSSNKLLVPGIEQYLDQVKYEIAQEFGVQLGSDTVSRANGSVGGEITKRLVQQAQAQLSGQ; encoded by the coding sequence ATGGCTAACAGCAGCAATAAACTACTAGTACCTGGAATTGAACAGTACCTAGATCAGGTTAAATATGAAATAGCTCAAGAGTTTGGCGTTCAATTGGGTTCAGATACAGTTTCAAGAGCAAATGGCTCGGTGGGCGGAGAAATTACTAAAAGGTTAGTACAACAAGCTCAAGCCCAACTTTCTGGACAATAA
- a CDS encoding anti-sigma factor domain-containing protein, protein MKKGIIMEINEGFLTLLTPEGEFLQSRKQNQPYSLGEEIYFFPIESVIGFKTKRSIKNMFKLKTAWAVMAALIIFIGSFIPMYQNNKAYAYMSIDANPSVELGVNKQMKVVELTGYNKEGKEIISHLKDWKKEDVSEITKAILSEMKTAGYLEDNHQVLISTVRIEQPEQKVEDQLQRKLDKIEATVNKEKVEVIVVTATEKQLQKAHKQGMTAGKYQEEKLQTSRDHSKQDNVKAKEGTKEKSNVPAQSPAVNSMPPGQQKKQTENSVNESVNGNVSEKSNLGKNPISPGYLKRLEEEKLKQNQGHNKKQQNTQGKNKEQKETNQVEKGNYHSNNHGNSDSDKNKNKNKNKNKNK, encoded by the coding sequence ATGAAAAAGGGAATTATAATGGAAATAAATGAAGGCTTTTTAACGCTTTTAACCCCCGAAGGTGAGTTTTTACAATCAAGAAAACAAAATCAGCCCTATTCTCTGGGAGAAGAAATTTATTTTTTTCCGATTGAAAGTGTGATTGGATTTAAAACAAAACGTTCGATTAAAAATATGTTTAAGTTAAAAACTGCATGGGCCGTTATGGCAGCACTTATCATTTTTATTGGATCATTTATTCCCATGTATCAAAATAATAAGGCCTATGCCTATATGTCTATCGATGCAAATCCAAGTGTTGAACTTGGCGTGAACAAACAAATGAAGGTTGTGGAACTAACTGGCTACAATAAAGAAGGAAAAGAGATTATTTCACACCTTAAAGATTGGAAAAAAGAGGATGTTTCTGAAATAACAAAGGCTATTCTTTCTGAAATGAAAACGGCTGGATATTTAGAAGATAACCACCAAGTCCTTATTTCTACTGTTCGAATTGAACAACCTGAACAAAAAGTAGAGGATCAACTTCAGAGGAAATTAGATAAGATTGAAGCAACTGTTAATAAAGAAAAGGTAGAAGTAATAGTTGTAACGGCCACTGAAAAGCAATTACAAAAAGCGCATAAGCAAGGTATGACTGCTGGGAAGTACCAAGAAGAAAAACTTCAGACCTCTAGAGATCATTCTAAGCAAGATAATGTAAAGGCTAAAGAAGGTACAAAAGAAAAAAGTAATGTGCCGGCTCAATCTCCAGCTGTTAATTCTATGCCTCCAGGACAACAAAAAAAGCAAACAGAAAATAGCGTTAACGAGTCTGTTAATGGTAATGTAAGTGAAAAGAGTAATTTGGGCAAAAACCCGATTTCTCCTGGATATCTGAAAAGATTAGAAGAGGAAAAATTAAAGCAAAATCAAGGTCATAACAAGAAACAACAAAATACACAGGGTAAGAATAAAGAGCAAAAAGAAACAAATCAGGTGGAAAAAGGTAATTACCATAGTAATAATCATGGTAATAGTGACAGCGATAAAAATAAAAATAAAAATAAAAATAAGAATAAAAATAAGTAA